One genomic window of Pseudomonas sp. LFM046 includes the following:
- a CDS encoding 5-guanidino-2-oxopentanoate decarboxylase, giving the protein MQDQKTLTGGQALVRLLANYGVDTVFGIPGVHTLELYRGLPGSGIRHVLTRHEQGAGFMADGYARVSGKPGVCFIITGPGVTNAATAIGQAYADSIPMLVISSVNHTASLGKGWGCLHETQDQRAITAPITAFSAVALTPEDLPELVARAYAVFDGERPRPVHISVPLDVLAAPVARDWTHEVSRRPGRGLPDSESLSAAAARLAAAKRPMIIAGGGTLEAVDALQALSERLAAPVFTSVAGKGLLPPEAPLNAGATLCMAPGWEMIAEADLVLAVGTEMADTDFWRERLPLSGELVRIDIDPRKFNDFYPCAVALKGDARQTLEALLARLPAQGRAGESAAARVARLRDAIRNGHAPLQGIHQAILDRIAAALPANAFISSDMTQLAYTGNYAFASRAPRSWLHPTGYGTLGYGLPAGIGAKFGAPQRPGLVLVGDGGFLYTVQELATATEELDSPLVVLLWNNDALGQIRDDMIGLDIEPIGVLPRNPDFVGLALAFGCTVRQPQSLDDLERDLRAGFGHPGVTLIELKHACAR; this is encoded by the coding sequence ATGCAAGACCAGAAAACCCTCACCGGCGGCCAGGCCCTGGTCCGTCTGCTGGCCAACTACGGCGTGGACACCGTGTTCGGCATTCCCGGCGTGCACACCCTGGAGCTGTACCGTGGCCTGCCCGGCAGCGGCATCCGCCATGTCCTGACCCGCCACGAGCAGGGTGCCGGTTTCATGGCCGATGGTTATGCGCGAGTCAGCGGGAAGCCGGGCGTCTGCTTCATCATCACCGGCCCCGGTGTCACCAACGCTGCGACGGCTATCGGTCAGGCCTATGCCGACTCCATCCCGATGCTGGTGATCTCCAGCGTCAACCACACCGCCAGCCTGGGCAAAGGCTGGGGCTGTCTGCATGAAACCCAGGACCAGCGCGCCATCACCGCGCCCATCACGGCCTTCTCGGCGGTCGCGCTGACCCCCGAGGATCTGCCCGAGCTGGTGGCCCGAGCCTATGCCGTGTTCGATGGCGAGCGCCCGCGCCCGGTGCATATCTCCGTGCCGCTGGACGTGCTGGCCGCTCCCGTGGCGCGGGACTGGACCCATGAAGTGAGCCGGCGTCCCGGTCGTGGTCTGCCGGACAGCGAGTCCCTGAGCGCTGCCGCAGCCCGGCTGGCCGCCGCCAAGCGACCGATGATCATCGCCGGCGGCGGTACGCTGGAGGCCGTTGACGCCCTGCAGGCCCTCAGCGAGCGCCTGGCCGCACCGGTCTTCACCAGCGTGGCTGGCAAGGGCCTGCTGCCGCCCGAGGCGCCGCTCAATGCCGGTGCCACCCTGTGCATGGCACCGGGCTGGGAGATGATCGCCGAGGCCGACCTGGTCCTGGCCGTGGGCACCGAAATGGCCGACACGGATTTCTGGCGCGAGCGCCTGCCGCTGTCCGGCGAGCTGGTGCGCATCGACATCGACCCGCGCAAGTTCAATGACTTCTACCCCTGCGCCGTCGCGCTCAAGGGCGATGCCCGGCAGACCCTCGAAGCCTTGCTGGCGCGCCTGCCTGCACAGGGCAGGGCAGGGGAGTCCGCAGCGGCCCGCGTGGCGCGCCTGCGAGACGCGATCCGCAACGGCCATGCGCCGCTGCAGGGCATCCACCAGGCCATCCTCGACCGCATTGCTGCGGCGCTGCCGGCGAATGCCTTCATCAGTTCCGACATGACTCAGCTGGCCTATACCGGCAACTACGCCTTCGCCAGCCGGGCGCCGCGCAGCTGGCTGCACCCCACCGGCTACGGCACCCTCGGCTACGGCCTGCCGGCCGGCATCGGTGCCAAGTTCGGCGCGCCGCAGCGGCCCGGCCTGGTGCTGGTGGGCGACGGCGGCTTCCTCTACACCGTCCAGGAACTGGCCACCGCCACCGAAGAGTTGGACAGCCCGCTGGTGGTGCTGCTGTGGAACAACGACGCCCTCGGCCAGATCCGCGACGACATGATCGGCCTGGATATCGAGCCCATCGGCGTACTGCCGCGCAACCCGGACTTCGTCGGCCTGGCCCTCGCCTTCGGTTGCACCGTAAGGCAGCCCCAGAGTCTCGACGACCTGGAGCGCGACCTGCGAGCCGGCTTCGGCCACCCCGGCGTCACCCTGATCGAACTGAAACACGCCTGCGCTCGTTGA
- a CDS encoding amino acid permease, whose protein sequence is MSEERIQLTRALKSRHIFMLSLGGVIGTGLFMGSGLTINQGGPAGAVLAYLVAGLLMYLVMVCLGELSVQMPVSGSFQAHATRYVGPATGFMVGWVYWLSWATTVGLEFTAAGMLMDRWFPDVPVWYWSALFVALLFGINSLSTRAFGEAEYWFSGVKVAAILIFIVVGILAMFGGLPLASGEPAPKFSHLIGESLFPNGLSAVLAVMMTVVYAFQGCEIMGVAAGETDQPEKSIPRAVRNVVFRVLIFYVLAIVVLSAIVPWQQAGLMESPFVQVFDMVGIPFAADVMNFVILTAILSVGNSGLYACTRILWAMSKTGMAPRSLEKLNKRGVPIFALSITLCFALLSLLTSFIAADTLFMILTAISGLAGTVTWIVIALAQYRFRRAHYQAGGTVADLKYAAPLFPLIPVACILLCGSLFVFMAMDPAQRSSLYWGFGFIALCYGAYYFLQFKRQRSPVPIPAA, encoded by the coding sequence ATGTCTGAAGAGCGCATCCAGCTCACCCGTGCTCTGAAGAGCCGCCATATCTTCATGCTGTCCCTGGGCGGCGTGATCGGCACCGGCCTGTTCATGGGCTCGGGCCTCACCATCAACCAGGGCGGCCCGGCCGGCGCCGTGCTGGCCTACCTGGTCGCCGGCCTGCTGATGTACCTGGTCATGGTCTGCCTCGGTGAACTCTCGGTGCAGATGCCGGTTTCCGGCTCCTTCCAGGCACACGCCACCCGTTACGTCGGGCCCGCCACCGGCTTCATGGTGGGCTGGGTCTACTGGCTGAGCTGGGCCACCACGGTCGGCCTGGAATTCACCGCCGCCGGCATGCTGATGGACCGCTGGTTCCCGGATGTCCCCGTCTGGTACTGGTCCGCGCTGTTTGTGGCCCTGCTGTTCGGGATCAACTCCCTCAGCACCCGTGCCTTCGGTGAGGCCGAATACTGGTTCTCGGGCGTCAAGGTCGCGGCCATTCTGATCTTCATCGTCGTTGGCATCCTGGCCATGTTCGGCGGTCTGCCGCTGGCCAGTGGCGAGCCGGCGCCGAAGTTCTCCCATCTGATCGGCGAAAGCCTGTTCCCCAACGGCCTGTCCGCCGTGCTCGCCGTGATGATGACCGTGGTCTACGCCTTCCAGGGCTGCGAGATCATGGGCGTGGCCGCCGGCGAGACCGACCAGCCGGAAAAGAGCATCCCCCGCGCCGTGCGCAACGTGGTGTTCCGCGTGCTGATCTTCTACGTGCTGGCCATCGTGGTGCTGTCTGCCATCGTGCCCTGGCAGCAGGCTGGCCTGATGGAAAGCCCCTTCGTCCAGGTGTTCGACATGGTGGGCATCCCCTTCGCCGCCGACGTGATGAATTTCGTGATCCTCACCGCCATCCTCTCGGTGGGTAACTCCGGCCTCTACGCCTGCACCCGCATCCTCTGGGCCATGTCCAAGACCGGCATGGCGCCGCGTAGCCTGGAAAAGCTGAACAAGCGCGGTGTGCCGATTTTCGCGTTGTCCATCACCCTGTGCTTCGCATTGCTGTCCCTGCTGACCAGCTTCATCGCGGCCGACACCCTGTTCATGATCCTGACCGCCATCAGCGGCCTGGCCGGCACCGTGACCTGGATCGTCATCGCCCTGGCCCAGTACCGCTTCCGCCGCGCGCACTACCAGGCCGGCGGCACCGTGGCTGATCTGAAGTACGCCGCGCCGCTGTTCCCGCTGATCCCGGTGGCGTGCATCCTGCTGTGCGGCTCGCTGTTCGTGTTCATGGCCATGGACCCGGCCCAGCGTTCCTCGCTGTACTGGGGCTTCGGCTTCATCGCCCTGTGCTATGGCGCCTACTACTTCCTGCAGTTCAAGCGTCAGCGCAGCCCTGTGCCGATCCCGGCGGCCTGA
- a CDS encoding acyl-CoA dehydrogenase family protein, protein MNFQLTQEQEMLVDAVRAFVDKELLPHEEAVDRADAVSPELAAQIRGKALAAGFYAFNMPEEVGGGGLDYLSQALVERELSKVSWALHVFVARPSKILMACKGEQIQDYLLPCVQGEKIDCFALTEPGAGSDANSIKTRAVRDGDDFVINGSKHFISHAGHADFAIVFAVTDTYEHNGKKRNAVTAFLVDKGTPGMTVRRGPKCVSNKGYHTYEMFFDDCRVPASKVLGEVDKGWEVANAWLTAGRVMVAANCVGQAQRALDLSLQWAADRKQFGQPIGTYQGISFKLADMATQIRAAELMTLHTAWKMDQGSMTDGEAGMAKLFASEVLGKVADETVQIFGGMGLMDEGPVERIWRNARIERIWEGTSEIQRHIISRELLRPLLR, encoded by the coding sequence ATGAACTTCCAACTGACCCAGGAACAGGAAATGCTGGTCGACGCGGTACGCGCCTTCGTCGACAAGGAACTGCTGCCCCATGAAGAAGCCGTGGACCGCGCCGATGCCGTGTCTCCGGAGCTGGCCGCGCAAATTCGTGGCAAGGCCCTCGCCGCCGGCTTCTATGCCTTCAACATGCCTGAGGAAGTAGGGGGCGGTGGCCTCGACTACCTGTCCCAGGCCCTGGTCGAACGTGAGCTGTCCAAGGTCTCCTGGGCGCTGCACGTGTTCGTCGCGCGGCCCTCGAAGATCCTCATGGCTTGCAAGGGTGAACAGATCCAGGACTACCTGCTGCCGTGCGTGCAGGGCGAGAAGATCGACTGCTTCGCCCTCACCGAGCCGGGCGCCGGCTCCGACGCCAATTCCATCAAGACCCGCGCCGTGCGTGACGGCGACGACTTCGTGATCAACGGCAGCAAGCACTTCATCAGCCACGCCGGCCACGCCGACTTCGCCATCGTCTTCGCGGTGACTGACACCTACGAACACAACGGCAAGAAGCGCAACGCCGTGACCGCCTTCCTGGTGGACAAGGGCACCCCCGGCATGACCGTGCGCCGTGGTCCGAAATGCGTCAGCAACAAGGGCTACCACACCTACGAAATGTTCTTCGACGACTGCCGCGTGCCGGCCTCCAAGGTCCTCGGCGAAGTGGACAAGGGTTGGGAAGTGGCCAACGCCTGGCTCACCGCCGGCCGCGTGATGGTGGCCGCCAACTGCGTCGGCCAGGCTCAGCGCGCCCTGGACCTGTCGCTGCAATGGGCGGCAGACCGCAAGCAGTTCGGCCAGCCCATCGGTACCTACCAGGGCATCTCCTTCAAGCTCGCCGACATGGCCACGCAGATTCGCGCCGCCGAGCTGATGACCCTGCACACCGCCTGGAAAATGGACCAGGGCAGCATGACCGACGGTGAGGCCGGCATGGCCAAGCTGTTCGCCAGCGAAGTGCTGGGCAAGGTGGCCGACGAGACGGTGCAGATCTTTGGCGGCATGGGCCTGATGGACGAAGGCCCGGTGGAGCGCATCTGGCGCAACGCGCGGATCGAGCGCATCTGGGAAGGCACTTCGGAAATCCAGCGCCACATCATTTCCCGCGAATTGCTGCGCCCGCTGCTGCGCTGA
- a CDS encoding hybrid sensor histidine kinase/response regulator produces the protein MTGPKPASGLLRRLLRSILLFSLCFTLVASAVQLLLEYRREMRDIEARLELIRVGYLTSFERSLWDLNQEQLKMQLRGLADFPDIAQVRLTSRDFDLQDGAANPVGPLRRVHFPLAYQPPGSEVRPLGELEVAIDLGAVYRRLYATGLNSLLWMGVFLCGLAVALSWLFHRLVTRHLRVMADFTRRIGAGDWYETLRLNRRAGRSPDEIDTVAQALDDMRRAILDDIQRREDDRAALQGLVERRTASLQRAKEDAEAANLAKSRFLATMSHEIRTPLNGILGMAELLRGAALGERDSQRLDALHKAAEGLLAILNEVLYFARLEEGESRPELLDFSLPALVDQVLTLLEPRASANGTILRARLDPRVQGRCRGAEQFLRQVLSNLLANAVKFTEEGEILVEVQLLEELPGGQRLRISVTDDGIGIAPDMQAKIFERFTQASEAVAQRYGGTGLGLAISKRLVELMGGQIGVQSEEGEGSCFWFELVLDAARDQTAASMVAPLSRSLDVLVVEDVALNREVVAGLLERDGHRVTLVEDAEPALALCRQRRFDLLLLDLHLPGMPGTELCRLIRDDLQGLNRGSRILAFTASLQPALVRSCLDAGMDGALAKPLKLDDLRRALAGQEGKLEDGGDAELLDQQLLDTHRGLLGEQKVRGLLELLRRMLDEHRVGLLEALAAEDCAEVGHLAHRLAGSSESLGLRALATCLRELEAAALAGDVTALPALRPRLEDLLARSARALDGLLQPAS, from the coding sequence ATGACCGGCCCGAAACCTGCCAGCGGCCTGCTGCGCCGTCTGCTGCGCTCCATCCTGCTGTTCAGCCTGTGCTTCACCCTCGTTGCGAGCGCCGTGCAGCTGCTGCTGGAATATCGCCGCGAGATGCGGGATATCGAAGCGCGTCTGGAGCTGATCCGTGTGGGTTACCTGACCAGCTTCGAGCGCAGCCTCTGGGACCTCAACCAGGAGCAGTTGAAGATGCAGCTGCGCGGCCTGGCGGACTTCCCCGATATCGCCCAGGTGCGCCTGACCAGCCGGGACTTCGACTTGCAGGACGGCGCCGCCAATCCAGTCGGGCCCCTGCGCCGCGTGCATTTCCCCCTGGCCTACCAGCCGCCCGGCAGTGAGGTGCGGCCGCTCGGCGAGCTGGAAGTCGCCATCGACCTCGGCGCCGTCTACCGGCGCCTCTACGCCACCGGCCTCAACAGCCTGCTGTGGATGGGGGTGTTCCTCTGCGGCCTGGCGGTAGCGCTGTCCTGGCTGTTCCACCGGCTGGTGACCCGCCACCTGCGGGTGATGGCCGACTTCACCCGACGCATCGGCGCCGGGGATTGGTACGAAACCCTGCGCCTGAATCGCCGGGCCGGGCGTAGCCCCGACGAAATCGACACCGTGGCCCAGGCCCTGGACGACATGCGCCGGGCCATCCTCGACGACATCCAGCGCCGCGAGGATGACCGCGCGGCCCTGCAGGGGTTGGTGGAGCGGCGCACTGCCAGCCTGCAGCGCGCCAAGGAAGACGCCGAGGCGGCCAACCTGGCCAAGTCGCGTTTCCTCGCCACCATGAGCCATGAAATCCGCACGCCCCTCAACGGCATTCTCGGCATGGCCGAACTGCTTCGCGGCGCGGCCCTTGGCGAGCGCGACAGCCAGCGCCTGGACGCCTTGCACAAGGCCGCCGAAGGCCTGCTGGCGATCCTCAACGAAGTGCTCTATTTCGCCCGCCTGGAGGAAGGGGAGAGCCGGCCCGAACTGCTGGACTTCTCCCTGCCGGCGCTGGTGGACCAGGTGCTCACCCTGCTGGAGCCCCGGGCCAGCGCCAACGGCACCATCCTGCGCGCGCGTCTCGATCCCCGCGTGCAGGGTCGCTGCCGTGGCGCCGAACAGTTCCTCCGCCAGGTGCTGAGCAACCTGCTGGCCAACGCGGTGAAGTTCACCGAGGAGGGGGAAATCCTGGTGGAGGTGCAGTTGCTGGAGGAACTGCCCGGCGGCCAGCGCCTGCGCATCAGCGTCACCGACGACGGCATTGGCATCGCTCCAGACATGCAGGCGAAGATTTTCGAGCGTTTCACCCAGGCCAGCGAAGCCGTGGCCCAGCGCTATGGCGGCACCGGCCTGGGCCTGGCCATCAGCAAGCGGCTGGTGGAACTGATGGGCGGGCAGATCGGCGTCCAGAGCGAGGAAGGCGAGGGCAGCTGCTTCTGGTTCGAGCTGGTATTGGACGCTGCCCGCGATCAGACGGCCGCCTCGATGGTCGCTCCTCTGTCCCGGTCGCTGGACGTGCTGGTGGTGGAAGACGTCGCCCTCAACCGCGAAGTGGTGGCCGGGCTGCTGGAGCGCGACGGCCATCGCGTCACCCTGGTCGAGGACGCCGAGCCCGCCTTGGCGCTGTGCCGGCAGCGGCGCTTCGACCTGCTCCTGCTCGATCTGCATCTGCCGGGCATGCCCGGCACCGAACTGTGTCGCCTGATCCGTGACGACCTGCAGGGCCTGAATCGCGGCAGCCGCATCCTCGCGTTTACCGCCAGCCTGCAACCGGCCCTGGTGCGCAGCTGCCTGGATGCCGGCATGGACGGCGCGCTGGCCAAGCCGCTGAAGCTGGACGACCTGCGTCGAGCCCTGGCCGGGCAGGAGGGCAAGCTGGAAGACGGGGGCGATGCCGAACTGCTGGATCAGCAACTGCTGGATACCCATCGCGGCCTGCTCGGCGAACAGAAGGTGCGCGGTCTGCTGGAGCTGCTGCGGCGCATGCTCGACGAACATCGCGTCGGGCTGCTGGAAGCGCTGGCAGCCGAGGATTGCGCCGAAGTCGGCCACCTGGCCCATCGCCTCGCCGGCAGCAGCGAGTCCCTGGGCCTGCGTGCCCTGGCGACCTGCCTGCGGGAGCTGGAAGCGGCGGCCCTGGCCGGTGATGTCACCGCCTTGCCGGCGCTGAGGCCACGGCTGGAAGACCTGCTGGCGCGCTCTGCTCGGGCACTGGACGGCCTGCTGCAACCCGCCTCCTGA
- a CDS encoding acetate--CoA ligase family protein produces MSQRENLKRLLAPKHLAFIGGRSMARALKRCAEGGFAGQMWLVNPQHAELEGVPCVASVADLPCGPDAVFIATNREQTLDSVAALAAKGAGGAICYASGFAETGAEGQVLQTRLLAAAGDMALLGPNCYGLLDYLHGSALWPVAHGGKLVEKGVAVLTQSGNFAYNLSMSDRSLPVAYMASVGNQAQLGVAELMDVLLDEPRVTAIGLHLEGLKNVPGFARAAHKALEKGIPIIALKTGVSQIGAELALSHTSSLAGSDALYDSLFERLGVIRVSGPVSFMETLKAAACGKLPAGPGLIALACSGGDAGLIADYAEANGLQLPKLDDGQRHELAQILPGYANVANPLDFTTAIWGDGEALERMLDSALRSAADAALLVLDYPGEETGERPQCDLLLELYCEALERHGKTGFIASAFPELLPAAARDFLHARGVAALQGVEDGLAAWGRIADYRQRRDALLARGESALVPLSPTPVSRGELLDEWQSKQALRAFGLPVPQAVLSTPERAVEDAQTLGYPLVLKAVSAQLPHKTEAGAVALNLRDADALQRALGDMRQRIAAYAPGVPFDQVLLERMATPPLAELIVGVKREEGFGLALVIGAGGILVELLKDSRSLLLPTNDGAIRDALLSLRSAPLLTGFRGRPAADLDALVAAIRAVADYACENAGQLLELDVNPLLVGADGAVAVDALIRLGK; encoded by the coding sequence ATGAGCCAACGCGAAAACCTCAAGCGCCTGCTGGCGCCCAAGCACCTCGCCTTCATCGGCGGCCGCAGCATGGCCCGCGCCCTCAAGCGCTGCGCCGAAGGCGGATTCGCCGGCCAGATGTGGCTGGTCAATCCGCAGCACGCCGAACTGGAAGGCGTGCCCTGCGTGGCCAGCGTCGCCGACCTGCCGTGCGGGCCGGACGCGGTGTTCATCGCCACCAACCGCGAACAGACCCTGGACAGCGTCGCCGCCCTGGCGGCCAAGGGTGCTGGCGGTGCCATCTGCTACGCCTCCGGTTTCGCCGAGACCGGCGCCGAAGGCCAGGTCCTGCAAACCCGTCTGCTGGCCGCGGCCGGCGACATGGCACTGCTCGGCCCCAACTGCTACGGCTTGCTGGACTACCTCCACGGCTCCGCCCTCTGGCCTGTCGCCCACGGCGGCAAGCTGGTGGAGAAGGGCGTGGCGGTGCTCACCCAGAGCGGGAACTTCGCCTACAACCTGTCCATGAGCGACCGCTCCCTACCGGTGGCCTACATGGCTTCGGTGGGCAACCAGGCCCAACTGGGCGTGGCCGAACTGATGGATGTGCTGCTGGACGAGCCGCGCGTCACCGCTATCGGCCTGCACCTGGAAGGCCTGAAGAATGTGCCGGGCTTCGCCCGTGCCGCGCACAAGGCGCTGGAGAAGGGTATCCCGATCATCGCCTTGAAGACCGGCGTGTCGCAGATCGGCGCCGAACTGGCCCTCAGCCACACCAGCTCCCTGGCTGGCTCCGACGCCCTCTACGACAGCCTCTTCGAGCGCCTCGGGGTGATCCGTGTCAGCGGCCCGGTGAGCTTCATGGAAACCCTCAAGGCCGCCGCCTGCGGCAAGCTGCCGGCTGGTCCGGGGCTGATCGCCCTGGCCTGCTCCGGTGGCGATGCCGGGCTGATCGCCGACTACGCCGAAGCCAACGGCTTGCAGTTGCCGAAGCTGGATGACGGCCAGCGCCACGAGCTGGCGCAGATCCTGCCGGGCTACGCCAACGTCGCCAACCCGCTGGACTTCACCACCGCCATCTGGGGCGACGGCGAGGCCCTGGAGCGCATGCTGGACAGCGCCCTGCGCAGCGCGGCCGACGCCGCCCTGCTGGTGTTGGACTATCCCGGCGAAGAGACCGGCGAGCGCCCCCAGTGCGACCTGTTGCTGGAGCTCTATTGCGAGGCCCTGGAGCGCCACGGCAAGACCGGTTTCATCGCCTCCGCCTTCCCTGAACTGCTGCCTGCCGCCGCCCGGGACTTCCTGCACGCCCGGGGTGTCGCTGCCCTGCAAGGGGTGGAGGACGGCCTGGCCGCCTGGGGTCGCATTGCCGACTACCGGCAACGCCGCGACGCGCTGCTGGCCCGTGGCGAATCGGCCCTGGTGCCCCTCAGCCCGACTCCCGTGAGCCGCGGCGAGCTGCTGGATGAATGGCAGTCCAAGCAGGCCCTGCGCGCCTTCGGCCTGCCGGTGCCGCAGGCGGTCCTCAGCACCCCGGAGCGGGCCGTTGAAGACGCCCAGACCCTGGGCTACCCGCTGGTGCTGAAAGCCGTCAGCGCGCAGTTGCCCCACAAGACCGAGGCGGGCGCCGTGGCCCTCAACCTGCGGGACGCCGATGCTCTGCAACGGGCCTTGGGCGACATGCGGCAACGCATTGCCGCCTACGCGCCGGGTGTGCCCTTCGACCAGGTGCTGCTGGAGCGCATGGCTACACCGCCGCTGGCGGAACTGATTGTCGGCGTGAAGCGCGAAGAGGGTTTCGGCCTGGCCCTGGTGATCGGCGCCGGCGGCATCCTCGTCGAGCTGCTGAAGGACAGCCGCAGCCTGCTGCTGCCGACCAATGACGGCGCCATCCGCGACGCACTGCTGAGCCTGCGCAGCGCGCCGCTGCTCACCGGCTTCCGTGGCCGCCCGGCAGCGGACCTGGATGCCCTGGTGGCAGCCATTCGCGCGGTCGCCGACTACGCCTGCGAGAACGCCGGACAACTGCTGGAGCTGGATGTGAACCCGCTGCTGGTCGGCGCCGACGGCGCGGTGGCGGTGGATGCGCTGATCCGCCTGGGTAAGTGA
- a CDS encoding pyridoxal phosphate-dependent aminotransferase: MRFSDLTQRIAGDGAAAWNIHYRALERQEQGEDILLLSVGDPDFDTPQPIVQAAIDSLLNGNTHYSDVRGKFPLRQRIAAWHNQRSGQSVGADQVTVLAGAQCALFSVVQCLLNPGDEVIVAEPMYVTYEAVFGACGARVVPVPVCSENGFRIQAEDVAAAITPRTRALALNSPHNPSGASLPRATWEALATLCIAHDLWMISDEVYSELLFDGEHISPASLPGMAERTATINSLSKSHAMTGWRVGWVVGSKELTQHLENLALCMLYGSPDFVQDAACVALEARLPELEAMREAYRQRRDLVCDTLAGCPGLRALKPDGGMFVMVDIRPTGLSAQDFADRLLDHHGVSVLAGEAFGPSAAGHIRLGLVLGSAPLMEACRRIALCAAELVEVKRYA, encoded by the coding sequence ATGCGCTTTTCCGACCTTACCCAACGCATCGCCGGCGACGGCGCGGCGGCCTGGAACATCCATTACCGTGCCCTGGAACGGCAGGAGCAGGGGGAGGACATCCTCCTGCTGTCGGTGGGCGACCCCGACTTCGACACGCCGCAGCCCATCGTCCAGGCCGCCATCGACAGCCTGCTCAACGGCAACACCCATTACTCCGACGTGCGCGGCAAGTTCCCGCTGCGCCAGCGCATCGCCGCCTGGCACAACCAGCGCAGTGGCCAGAGCGTCGGCGCTGATCAGGTGACGGTGCTGGCAGGTGCCCAGTGTGCCCTGTTCAGCGTGGTGCAGTGCCTGCTCAACCCCGGCGACGAGGTGATTGTGGCCGAACCCATGTATGTCACCTACGAGGCGGTGTTCGGCGCCTGCGGCGCACGGGTGGTGCCGGTGCCGGTGTGCTCGGAAAACGGTTTCCGCATCCAGGCCGAGGACGTGGCCGCGGCCATCACGCCACGCACCCGCGCCCTGGCCCTGAACAGCCCGCACAATCCATCGGGCGCCAGCTTGCCGCGCGCCACCTGGGAGGCCCTGGCGACGCTGTGCATTGCCCATGACCTGTGGATGATTTCGGACGAGGTCTACAGCGAGCTGCTGTTCGACGGCGAGCACATCAGCCCCGCCAGCCTGCCGGGCATGGCCGAGCGCACCGCAACCATCAACAGCCTGTCCAAGTCCCACGCCATGACCGGCTGGCGCGTGGGTTGGGTGGTGGGCTCGAAGGAACTGACCCAGCACCTGGAGAATCTCGCCCTGTGCATGCTGTACGGCTCGCCGGACTTCGTGCAGGACGCCGCCTGCGTTGCCCTGGAAGCGCGCCTCCCGGAGCTGGAAGCCATGCGTGAAGCCTACCGTCAGCGCCGCGATCTGGTCTGCGACACCCTCGCGGGCTGTCCAGGACTGCGTGCCCTGAAGCCGGACGGTGGCATGTTCGTGATGGTGGATATCCGTCCCACCGGCCTGTCCGCCCAGGACTTCGCCGATCGGCTGCTGGACCACCATGGCGTCTCCGTGCTGGCGGGCGAAGCCTTCGGCCCCAGCGCGGCCGGGCATATCCGCCTGGGCCTGGTGCTGGGCAGCGCGCCCCTGATGGAAGCCTGCCGCCGCATCGCCCTCTGTGCCGCCGAGCTGGTGGAGGTGAAGCGCTATGCGTGA
- a CDS encoding enoyl-CoA hydratase-related protein, with protein sequence MTTLLSQVEAGIARITLNRPQQRNALDIPTLKALLELLDAHEADPAVRVIVLSGEGRSFCAGADLAEWAEAEARGELETYGWTETAHALMTRLHGLAKPTIAAINGTAVGAGMDLTLCCDFRIAAASARFKAGYTGMAYSPDAGASWHLPRLIGAEQAKRLLFLDELWGAERALAVGLVGEVCADDQLQDVAGQLAARLAAGPTFAFAQTKTLIRDGASRSLAQQLAAEQAAGLLCGRSEDAAEALRAVAEKRAPQFTGR encoded by the coding sequence ATGACCACCCTGCTCAGCCAGGTCGAAGCCGGCATCGCCCGGATCACCCTGAACCGCCCCCAACAGCGCAACGCGCTGGACATTCCCACCCTGAAAGCCCTGCTGGAACTGCTGGACGCCCATGAAGCCGACCCGGCGGTGCGGGTCATCGTGCTGAGCGGGGAGGGCCGCAGCTTCTGTGCCGGCGCCGACCTGGCCGAGTGGGCCGAGGCCGAAGCCCGGGGCGAGCTGGAAACCTACGGCTGGACCGAAACCGCCCATGCCCTGATGACCCGCCTGCACGGGCTGGCCAAACCCACCATCGCCGCCATCAACGGCACCGCCGTTGGCGCCGGGATGGACCTGACCCTGTGCTGCGACTTCCGCATCGCTGCCGCCTCGGCGCGCTTCAAGGCCGGCTACACCGGCATGGCCTATTCGCCGGACGCCGGCGCCAGCTGGCACCTGCCGCGCCTGATCGGCGCCGAGCAGGCCAAGCGCCTGCTGTTCCTCGACGAACTCTGGGGCGCGGAGCGGGCCCTTGCCGTCGGGCTGGTGGGCGAAGTCTGCGCGGATGACCAACTGCAAGACGTCGCCGGCCAACTGGCCGCCCGCCTGGCCGCCGGCCCGACCTTCGCCTTTGCCCAGACCAAGACCCTGATCCGTGACGGCGCCAGCCGCAGCCTGGCCCAGCAGCTGGCAGCCGAACAGGCTGCCGGCCTGCTCTGTGGCCGCAGCGAAGATGCCGCCGAAGCCCTGCGCGCTGTTGCCGAAAAACGCGCCCCCCAATTCACCGGCCGTTGA